The Acetivibrio cellulolyticus CD2 genome segment CAACCTTTACAAAATCATTTCTCTTATTTTTCGAGAAATCACGGTTTTCAACTCTTTTTTGTGTGTTGTTATTGTTATTATTATCAGTTTTCGTACTCCTGACCTCATTATCCGAGTCTACAATTATTTCGGTAGTTCTTATAATTCTCGGAGCATTTTTGGCTTCTTTTCTAGTATCTTTATTATTTTCATTGGTGTGAAGCGTCTGCAATATCTTCTTTTCTTCACTTCCGTCTTTATGCTTAATAACACCAATATGATCATATAGAGCTTCGAGTTCGTGTTCTTCCAACAAACTCATATGGTTTTTAACGACAACATTTATTTCAGCTAATTTCTCCATTAGCCTTTTGCTGGTTGTATTCATTTCCTTAGCGAGTTCATATACTCTTATTTTAGTCAATATTTTCACCCCCGCATCCATTATTGACACTGCAATCAATCATTTCCATTAACCGTTTTGAAAAGCCTTTATCCAATATCGCTACCACCGACCTTATATTTTTACCAGTAAACTTACCTAACTGGTCTTTTTTACCGTATATCCTTATTTCAATGCTTCTAAATTTGCACGCATCCGTGAATTTCTTTTTAGTGTTTTGTGAAGCATCGTCAGCTACGATTACCAAGCTGACATCCGGCCCCTTTAATGCCCTCTCACAGGTTTCATCCCCTGATATAAGCTTCCTTGCCTTTGTTGCCAGCCCCAAAAAAGAATATATTTTATCCG includes the following:
- a CDS encoding L7Ae/L30e/S12e/Gadd45 family ribosomal protein: MTDKIYSFLGLATKARKLISGDETCERALKGPDVSLVIVADDASQNTKKKFTDACKFRSIEIRIYGKKDQLGKFTGKNIRSVVAILDKGFSKRLMEMIDCSVNNGCGGENID